A DNA window from Actinomadura luzonensis contains the following coding sequences:
- a CDS encoding sensor histidine kinase: MSVRDRPAEGGGTAADGGGGSARRWAVDAGLGAVLAVVLAFWAYRVAISWGPGYWEFGCAAGAVVCAIALARRRQRSWAAVAGQAVALTAVLASAFAGLPAEPGPATALALGVLAGSAVRVLPPRAACAVAAAGLAVAASGLLAERSAGGALLAPPVTVLNAGTWLAGVLAGLGARALALRRAAMAETVRRQERLQLARELHDVVAHHVTGIVLQSQAAQVLSRRQPERVSGALTGIETAGTDALAAMRRLVGLLRDAAAPAPPRESLAGLVGRFDGPAVRLRLPDAGEDETTWPPEVAGTVYRVVRESLTNVSRHARDARSVEVTVAREGAAVTVEVADDAPPVPARAPHRRRRGSGAGAGYRHGGGYGLLGMRERVEALGGTLHAGPRREAPGWSVRAVLPLPPARGGEGR; encoded by the coding sequence GTGAGTGTGCGAGACCGTCCGGCGGAGGGCGGCGGAACGGCGGCGGACGGCGGAGGCGGATCGGCGAGGCGGTGGGCGGTGGACGCCGGGCTCGGCGCGGTCCTCGCGGTCGTCCTGGCGTTCTGGGCGTACCGGGTGGCGATCAGCTGGGGGCCCGGCTACTGGGAGTTCGGATGCGCCGCCGGGGCGGTGGTGTGCGCGATCGCGCTGGCGCGGCGGCGGCAGCGGTCCTGGGCGGCGGTCGCCGGGCAGGCGGTGGCGCTGACCGCCGTCCTGGCGTCCGCGTTCGCCGGGCTGCCCGCCGAGCCGGGGCCCGCGACCGCGCTGGCCCTGGGCGTGCTCGCCGGCTCGGCGGTGCGCGTCCTCCCGCCCCGCGCGGCCTGCGCGGTCGCCGCGGCCGGGCTCGCCGTGGCCGCGAGCGGCCTGCTCGCGGAACGCTCCGCCGGCGGCGCCCTCCTCGCGCCGCCCGTCACGGTCCTGAACGCCGGCACCTGGCTGGCCGGGGTCCTCGCCGGTCTCGGCGCGCGGGCGCTGGCGCTCCGCCGTGCGGCGATGGCCGAGACCGTACGCCGCCAGGAACGCCTCCAGCTCGCCCGCGAGCTGCACGACGTCGTCGCGCACCACGTCACCGGCATCGTCCTGCAGTCGCAGGCCGCGCAGGTGCTGTCGCGCAGGCAGCCCGAGCGGGTGAGCGGCGCCCTGACCGGCATCGAGACGGCGGGCACCGACGCGCTGGCCGCGATGCGCCGCCTCGTCGGGCTGCTGCGCGACGCCGCTGCGCCGGCGCCGCCCCGCGAGAGCCTCGCCGGCCTCGTCGGGCGCTTCGACGGGCCGGCCGTCCGCCTGCGGCTCCCGGACGCCGGCGAGGACGAGACCACCTGGCCGCCCGAGGTGGCCGGCACCGTGTACCGGGTCGTCCGCGAGTCCCTGACGAACGTCTCCCGCCATGCCAGGGACGCCCGCTCCGTCGAGGTGACGGTCGCCCGCGAGGGTGCCGCCGTGACGGTGGAGGTCGCCGACGACGCCCCGCCCGTCCCGGCGCGCGCCCCGCACCGCCGCCGGCGCGGCTCCGGAGCCGGGGCGGGGTACCGGCACGGCGGCGGTTACGGCCTGCTCGGCATGCGCGAACGCGTCGAGGCCCTGGGCGGCACCCTGCACGCCGGCCCGCGGCGGGAAGCGCCGGGCTGGTCCGTGCGCGCGGTGCTCCCCCTGCCGCCGGCGAGAGGCGGGGAGGGGCGATGA
- a CDS encoding response regulator transcription factor — protein sequence MSIRVLLADDQALVRASLRVILEDQPDIAVVGEAADGDEAVALARRLRPDVCLVDVQMPRLDGIEVTRVLAGPGVPSPLRVVVVTTFDLDEYVYGALRGGAVGFVLKDAGPALLVEAVRAAAAGDALISPSVTLRLLRHVTGGRGRARGAGRPAQPLSEREVEVVRAVALGRTNQEIAAELFISVSTVKGHISGIQSKLGVRNRVGIASWAWENRLMEDEP from the coding sequence ATGAGCATCAGGGTGCTGCTCGCCGACGACCAGGCGCTCGTCCGGGCCAGCCTCCGGGTCATCCTGGAGGACCAGCCGGACATCGCCGTCGTCGGCGAGGCCGCCGACGGCGACGAGGCCGTCGCGCTGGCCCGCCGGCTCCGCCCGGACGTGTGCCTGGTCGACGTGCAGATGCCGCGCCTGGACGGCATCGAGGTGACCCGCGTCCTCGCCGGCCCCGGCGTGCCGTCGCCGCTGCGGGTGGTCGTGGTCACCACCTTCGACCTCGACGAGTACGTCTACGGCGCGCTGCGCGGCGGGGCCGTCGGCTTCGTGCTGAAGGACGCGGGCCCGGCCCTGCTGGTCGAGGCGGTGCGGGCGGCCGCCGCCGGGGACGCCCTGATCTCCCCGTCGGTCACCCTGCGGCTGCTGCGCCACGTCACGGGCGGCCGCGGGCGGGCGCGGGGCGCCGGGCGTCCCGCGCAGCCGCTGTCGGAGCGCGAGGTGGAGGTGGTCCGGGCCGTCGCGCTGGGGCGTACCAATCAGGAGATCGCCGCGGAGCTCTTCATCTCCGTCAGCACCGTCAAGGGGCACATCTCCGGCATCCAGAGCAAGCTGGGCGTCCGGAACCGGGTGGGGATCGCCTCCTGGGCCTGGGAGAACCGGCTGATGGAGGACGAGCCGTAG
- a CDS encoding DUF6300 family protein, translating into MSGAGPGREGATGQGREGAVCPRCGAASAVLAVARVPHGWANAAGAWVRGTAEVVLCGRCDAADPAAAFLLGAVTPAAAGEAARLLRGWLGRAAPPPGPDEDVLRAEAEAWRRGDL; encoded by the coding sequence GTGAGCGGGGCCGGTCCGGGGCGGGAGGGGGCGACCGGTCAGGGGCGGGAGGGGGCGGTCTGTCCCCGCTGCGGTGCGGCGTCGGCGGTGCTGGCCGTGGCCCGCGTCCCGCACGGGTGGGCGAACGCGGCCGGTGCGTGGGTGCGGGGGACGGCGGAGGTGGTGCTGTGCGGGCGGTGCGACGCCGCCGACCCGGCCGCGGCCTTCCTGCTCGGCGCGGTGACGCCGGCCGCCGCCGGGGAGGCCGCCCGCCTGCTGCGCGGCTGGCTGGGCCGGGCCGCGCCGCCGCCGGGCCCCGACGAGGACGTGTTGCGGGCCGAGGCGGAGGCGTGGCGGCGCGGTGACCTGTGA
- the dnaE gene encoding DNA polymerase III subunit alpha — translation MGSFVHLHVHTEYSMLDGAAKVGPLVAEVARQGMPAVAMSDHGNVHGAYEFYGKARAAGVKPVIGIEAYVAPGPRRDRRPVFYSDDLTLRRSDDVTGAGGDVSGRGLYTHMTMWAAGADGLRNLFRLQSRAWLEGHVQKYPRMDDELLAEHGQGIIATTGCPSGEVQTRLRLGQYDRALAAAARYRDLFGPGNYYLELMDHGLAVERRVREDLLRLGRALGLPPLATNDSHYVTEDQAGAHDALLCVGTGKRLADADRFRFSGSGYYLKTAAEMRALWDAEVPGACDNTLAVAERIGDYGEVFAHRDLTPRFPVPEGESESSWLRAETLRGARRRYGGEPPRQVLERIDYELSVIDMMGFPGYFLVVSDICRHAREQGIGLGPGRGSATGSMVAYCTGITELDPIEHKLIFERFLNPERITMPDVDLDFDDRRRDEMIDYVTRKYGADRVCQIVTFGTIKAKAAVKDSCRVLGLPYALGDRITKAFPAAVGGQEIPLSAIHDPGHPRHGEAAELRAMYEQDPDVRRVIDTATGVEGLTRGTGIHAAGVILSAEPLLDVLPLVRPKADGPVITGFPFTQAEDMGLLKMDFLGLRNLTVIQDAIANVRANKGVEIDILDVPLDDAATYELLARGDTLGVFQLDSGGMRVLLRLMRPTTFTDIAAVNALYRPGPMEMNAHTNYALRKTGRQPVEPIHPELAEALEPILGDTYHLVVFQEQVMAIAQQLAGYSLGAADMLRRAMGKKKKEVLDAEWDRFSAGMRERGCSEAAIKAVWDVLVPFSGYGFNKSHTAGYGLVSYWTAYLKANHPQEYLAALLTSVGDDKDKMAVYLSDCRRLGIRVLPPDVNAGGLDFAAVGADIRFGLGAVRNVGANVVEAIVAARAAGGRYRDFTDFLARVPLVVCNKRVIESLAKAGAFDGLGHRRAALVAVHEQAVDAVVDVKRNAARGQDSLFGDVAEGTPPAVAVPDAPEWDKATLLAFEREMLGLYVSAHPLDGAEHVLRANRDTTIAGLLASGRQEGGVRLSGIVSGLQRKVTKQGSPWAIVTLEDHDASVECLVFPKSYALYGEALAEDRVIAVRGRINVRDETMSVHAEDVVPLTVAAPGAEPPVVITVQESHLTARLVREFRNVLAAHPGHAPVHLRVRRAGRKGVLVELEPFRVAAEPAFYGDVKALLGLGAIGGPA, via the coding sequence GTGGGGTCTTTCGTGCATCTGCACGTGCACACGGAGTACAGCATGCTCGACGGCGCGGCCAAGGTGGGCCCGCTGGTGGCGGAGGTGGCGCGGCAGGGCATGCCGGCGGTGGCGATGAGCGACCACGGCAACGTGCACGGCGCGTACGAGTTCTACGGCAAGGCCCGCGCGGCGGGCGTCAAGCCGGTGATCGGCATCGAGGCGTACGTGGCGCCCGGCCCGCGGCGGGACCGGCGGCCGGTGTTCTACAGCGACGACCTGACCCTGCGCAGGTCGGACGACGTGACCGGGGCGGGCGGCGACGTGTCGGGGCGCGGCCTGTACACGCACATGACGATGTGGGCGGCCGGCGCGGACGGGCTGCGGAACCTGTTCCGGTTGCAGTCGCGGGCCTGGCTCGAAGGACACGTCCAGAAATATCCGCGGATGGACGATGAGCTGCTGGCCGAGCACGGCCAGGGCATCATCGCCACCACCGGCTGTCCGTCCGGCGAGGTGCAGACCCGGCTGCGCCTCGGCCAGTACGACCGCGCGCTCGCGGCCGCCGCCCGCTACCGCGACCTGTTCGGCCCCGGCAACTACTACCTGGAGCTGATGGACCACGGCCTGGCCGTCGAGCGCCGCGTCCGCGAGGACCTGCTGCGCCTCGGCCGCGCCCTCGGCCTGCCGCCGCTGGCCACCAACGACTCGCACTACGTCACCGAGGACCAGGCCGGGGCGCACGACGCGCTGCTGTGCGTCGGCACCGGCAAGCGCCTGGCCGACGCCGACCGCTTCCGCTTCTCCGGCAGTGGCTACTACCTGAAGACGGCCGCCGAGATGCGCGCCCTGTGGGACGCCGAGGTGCCGGGCGCGTGCGACAACACCCTCGCCGTGGCCGAGCGGATCGGCGACTACGGCGAGGTGTTCGCACACCGCGACCTGACGCCGCGGTTCCCGGTGCCGGAGGGCGAGAGCGAGTCGAGCTGGCTCCGCGCCGAGACGCTGCGCGGCGCGCGCCGCCGCTACGGCGGCGAGCCGCCCCGGCAGGTGCTGGAGCGCATCGATTACGAGCTGTCGGTGATCGACATGATGGGTTTCCCCGGCTACTTCCTGGTGGTCTCCGACATCTGCCGGCACGCCCGCGAGCAGGGCATCGGCCTCGGCCCCGGACGCGGCTCGGCCACGGGCTCGATGGTCGCGTACTGCACGGGCATCACCGAGCTGGACCCGATCGAGCACAAGCTGATCTTCGAGCGGTTCCTCAACCCCGAGCGCATCACGATGCCGGACGTGGACCTCGACTTCGACGACCGCCGCCGGGACGAGATGATCGACTACGTCACCCGCAAGTACGGCGCGGACCGGGTGTGCCAGATCGTCACGTTCGGCACCATCAAGGCGAAGGCCGCGGTCAAGGACTCCTGCCGCGTGCTCGGGCTGCCGTACGCGCTGGGCGACCGCATCACCAAGGCGTTCCCGGCGGCCGTCGGCGGCCAGGAGATCCCGCTGTCGGCCATCCACGACCCCGGCCACCCGCGCCACGGCGAGGCCGCCGAGCTGCGCGCCATGTACGAGCAGGACCCGGACGTGCGCCGGGTGATCGACACCGCGACCGGCGTCGAGGGCCTGACCCGCGGCACCGGGATCCACGCGGCCGGGGTGATCCTGTCCGCCGAGCCGCTGCTGGACGTGCTGCCGCTGGTCAGGCCGAAGGCCGACGGGCCGGTGATCACCGGGTTCCCGTTCACCCAGGCCGAGGACATGGGCCTGCTCAAGATGGACTTCCTCGGGCTGCGCAACCTCACCGTCATCCAGGACGCCATCGCGAACGTGCGCGCCAACAAGGGCGTGGAGATCGACATCCTGGACGTGCCGCTGGACGACGCGGCGACGTACGAGCTGCTGGCCCGGGGCGACACGCTCGGCGTGTTCCAGCTCGACAGCGGCGGCATGCGGGTGCTGCTGCGGCTGATGCGGCCGACGACGTTCACCGACATCGCCGCCGTGAACGCGCTTTACCGCCCGGGCCCGATGGAGATGAACGCCCACACCAACTACGCGCTGCGCAAGACCGGCCGCCAGCCGGTCGAGCCCATCCATCCCGAGCTGGCCGAGGCCCTGGAGCCCATCCTCGGCGACACCTACCACCTGGTCGTCTTCCAGGAGCAGGTCATGGCCATCGCGCAGCAGCTCGCCGGGTACTCGCTGGGCGCCGCCGACATGCTGCGCAGGGCCATGGGCAAGAAGAAGAAAGAGGTCCTGGACGCCGAGTGGGACCGCTTCTCGGCGGGCATGCGCGAGCGCGGCTGCTCCGAGGCGGCGATCAAGGCCGTCTGGGACGTGCTGGTGCCGTTCAGCGGTTACGGGTTCAACAAGTCGCACACCGCCGGGTACGGCCTGGTGTCGTACTGGACGGCGTACCTGAAGGCCAACCACCCGCAGGAGTACCTGGCGGCGCTGCTCACCTCGGTCGGCGACGACAAGGACAAGATGGCCGTCTACCTGTCGGACTGCCGCCGGCTCGGCATCCGGGTGCTGCCGCCCGACGTCAACGCCGGCGGCCTGGACTTCGCCGCCGTCGGCGCGGACATCCGCTTCGGCCTTGGCGCGGTGCGCAACGTCGGCGCGAACGTCGTGGAGGCGATCGTCGCCGCCCGCGCCGCCGGGGGCCGCTACCGGGACTTCACCGACTTCCTGGCCAGGGTGCCGCTGGTGGTGTGCAACAAGCGGGTGATCGAGTCGCTGGCCAAGGCGGGCGCGTTCGACGGGCTCGGGCACCGGCGGGCCGCGCTGGTGGCGGTGCACGAGCAGGCCGTGGACGCGGTCGTGGACGTCAAGCGCAACGCGGCGCGCGGCCAGGATTCGCTGTTCGGCGACGTCGCCGAGGGCACGCCGCCGGCGGTGGCCGTGCCCGACGCGCCGGAGTGGGACAAGGCGACGCTGCTCGCCTTCGAGCGCGAGATGCTCGGCCTGTACGTCTCCGCCCATCCGCTGGACGGCGCCGAGCACGTCCTGCGGGCCAACCGGGACACCACGATCGCGGGCCTGCTCGCCTCCGGCCGGCAGGAGGGCGGCGTGCGGCTGAGCGGCATCGTCTCCGGGCTGCAGCGCAAGGTCACCAAGCAGGGCAGCCCGTGGGCGATCGTCACGCTGGAGGACCACGACGCCTCCGTCGAGTGCCTGGTCTTCCCCAAGAGCTACGCCCTGTACGGGGAGGCGCTGGCCGAGGACCGGGTGATCGCGGTGCGCGGCCGGATCAACGTCCGCGACGAGACCATGAGCGTCCACGCCGAGGACGTCGTCCCGCTCACCGTCGCCGCGCCCGGTGCCGAGCCGCCGGTGGTGATCACCGTCCAGGAGTCGCACCTGACCGCCCGCCTGGTGCGCGAGTTCAGGAACGTCCTGGCCGCGCATCCCGGGCACGCGCCGGTCCACCTGCGGGTGCGGCGGGCCGGGCGCAAGGGGGTGCTGGTGGAGCTGGAGCCGTTCCGGGTGGCCGCGGAGCCGGCCTTCTACGGCGACGTCAAGGCCCTGCTCGGGCTGGGCGCGATCGGCGGGCCGGCGTGA
- a CDS encoding LysR family transcriptional regulator — protein MELDLGAVRAFVAIAEERSFGEAAARLGISQQAVSKRIARLETDLETVLFYRSRAGAGLTGDGRAFLPHARSLVGLADQAVELLRGRRRALRVDVLDTRLASIDLVRGFHDAGGADVELITSDGLRSGRVALATGAVDAVLCRLTGPLDDALTAEPVHLEPLHVLVGRRHPLARRERVSLAELAGETFWMPGNVEGSEWEEFYRLLGEEFGLRMDTSGPDFGYEHYVETVAAGRASLAGDATRLPWHPGLVRVPITPPVPAYPWWLLRHRQNRHPALAAFTRHLAARRPAFDPARLWLPESDRPAFTAPPR, from the coding sequence ATGGAGCTGGATCTGGGCGCGGTGCGGGCGTTCGTCGCCATCGCCGAGGAGCGCTCCTTCGGCGAGGCCGCGGCCCGCCTCGGCATCAGCCAGCAGGCCGTCTCCAAGCGCATCGCGCGCCTGGAGACCGACCTGGAGACCGTGCTGTTCTACCGCTCGCGCGCCGGCGCCGGCCTGACCGGGGACGGGCGGGCGTTCCTGCCGCACGCCCGTTCCCTGGTCGGCCTCGCCGACCAGGCCGTCGAGCTGCTGCGCGGACGGCGGCGCGCGCTTCGCGTGGACGTGCTCGACACCCGCCTCGCCTCGATCGACCTGGTACGCGGCTTCCACGACGCCGGGGGCGCCGACGTCGAGCTGATCACCTCCGACGGGCTGCGCAGCGGCCGCGTCGCGCTGGCCACGGGAGCCGTGGACGCCGTGCTCTGCCGCCTGACGGGCCCGCTCGACGACGCGCTCACCGCCGAACCCGTCCACCTGGAGCCCCTGCACGTGCTGGTGGGGCGGCGGCACCCGCTCGCCCGGCGGGAGCGGGTGTCGCTCGCGGAGCTGGCGGGGGAGACGTTCTGGATGCCGGGCAACGTCGAGGGCAGCGAGTGGGAGGAGTTCTACCGGCTGCTGGGCGAGGAGTTCGGGCTGCGGATGGACACCTCGGGGCCCGACTTCGGCTACGAGCACTACGTGGAGACGGTCGCCGCCGGGCGGGCCAGCCTCGCCGGCGACGCGACCCGGCTGCCGTGGCACCCCGGCCTCGTGCGGGTGCCGATCACGCCGCCGGTGCCCGCCTACCCGTGGTGGCTGCTGCGGCACCGGCAGAACCGGCACCCGGCGCTGGCCGCCTTCACCCGCCACCTCGCCGCCCGCCGCCCCGCCTTCGACCCGGCGCGCCTCTGGCTCCCCGAGAGCGACCGCCCCGCCTTCACCGCGCCTCCGCGATGA
- a CDS encoding MerR family transcriptional regulator: MRIGELAALLGVSTRTVRHYHHQGVLPEPPRLANGYREYGMRDAVALARVRRLVSLGLSLDEARDVVAEDRSRELPEILAEIDADLARQEREIGERRRRLAEVLRRAEAGTLGPADTASPGLLDFLRAVELPASGAAAWDRELLLLMDTVSGAPERGRALALLDGLAADPVAAAAGHAFYRRLDELAEAGPDDPRVGPLAAELADYSLRHLLPAFPSGPAESETAESETAGSEAAGPEAAGWDAAGWDAAGWDAAGWDAAAVEPVLDGLAPAQAAVVRQAVRLIAEAR, translated from the coding sequence ATGCGGATCGGAGAGCTGGCCGCGCTGCTCGGGGTGTCCACCCGGACCGTGCGGCACTACCACCACCAGGGCGTGCTGCCGGAGCCGCCGCGGCTGGCCAACGGCTACCGGGAGTACGGCATGCGGGACGCCGTCGCGCTGGCCCGGGTGCGGCGGCTGGTGTCGCTCGGGCTCAGCCTGGACGAGGCGCGGGACGTCGTCGCCGAGGACCGGTCGCGGGAGCTGCCGGAGATCCTGGCCGAGATCGACGCGGACCTGGCGCGGCAGGAGCGGGAGATCGGGGAGCGGCGCAGACGGCTGGCCGAGGTGCTGCGCCGGGCCGAGGCCGGGACGTTGGGGCCGGCGGACACCGCCTCCCCCGGGCTGCTGGACTTCCTGCGGGCCGTCGAGCTGCCCGCCTCGGGGGCGGCGGCCTGGGACCGGGAGCTGCTGCTGCTGATGGACACCGTCAGCGGGGCGCCCGAGCGGGGGCGGGCGCTCGCGCTGCTGGACGGCCTCGCCGCCGATCCCGTGGCGGCGGCCGCCGGGCACGCGTTCTACCGGCGGCTGGACGAGTTGGCCGAGGCCGGGCCGGACGACCCGCGGGTGGGTCCGCTGGCGGCCGAGCTGGCCGACTACAGCCTCCGGCACCTGCTGCCCGCGTTCCCGAGCGGCCCGGCGGAATCGGAAACGGCGGAATCGGAAACGGCGGGATCAGAGGCGGCGGGACCGGAGGCGGCGGGGTGGGACGCGGCGGGGTGGGACGCGGCGGGGTGGGACGCGGCGGGGTGGGACGCGGCGGCGGTGGAGCCGGTCCTCGACGGGCTCGCGCCGGCGCAGGCGGCGGTGGTGCGGCAGGCGGTGCGGCTCATCGCGGAGGCGCGGTGA
- a CDS encoding SDR family NAD(P)-dependent oxidoreductase, whose translation MGTGGGVASAGFYAGGKSALDSISQALAMEVAPFGVKVTIVQPGGYDTGLFTAGTTMTEPDPAYEPLRARLAGMWGDDADPSPATAAPVVMELVDLPEPPLRLVVGAASFDLVQEMDRARTAEYRAWERLSRLAPG comes from the coding sequence ATGGGCACGGGCGGCGGCGTCGCCTCGGCCGGCTTCTACGCGGGCGGCAAGTCCGCGCTCGACTCCATCAGCCAGGCCCTCGCGATGGAGGTCGCGCCGTTCGGGGTGAAGGTGACGATCGTGCAGCCCGGCGGGTACGACACCGGCCTGTTCACCGCCGGCACCACCATGACCGAGCCCGACCCCGCCTACGAGCCGCTGCGCGCCCGGCTGGCCGGGATGTGGGGCGACGACGCCGACCCCTCCCCGGCCACCGCCGCGCCCGTCGTGATGGAGCTCGTCGACCTGCCGGAGCCCCCGCTGCGGCTGGTCGTCGGCGCCGCCTCCTTCGACCTGGTGCAGGAGATGGACCGGGCGAGGACCGCCGAGTACCGCGCCTGGGAGCGGCTCAGCCGGCTGGCTCCGGGCTGA
- a CDS encoding alpha/beta fold hydrolase gives MASWGRIARRAAAGAAVLALSPVAGLAALAGTAMVGLPPGVFTAAGLAVFASVCFLGLLLCVPRPRRPWARWVRALAVLGTAGLVVWQTAGVTLRPPSPAPPGASGKVPGQREWRLPTGSRLAYVRLAPRKAVRPEPVVFLHGAPGLSDLAADARFYGRLTADGHQVYVYDRAGTGRSARLADPRGYGLARDVADLEAIRREVGADRLNLVARDEGARLAVAYLAAYPGRVAGAVLYAPAALTPGRATAAAALLTGQEPPGPRLLAVYTLLRVDPRAAQSFAGDAELDAYLARARLRAWRPARARRRRPARPGPRRWAPPGRSRSRPACRRPSWWSRGPAASGTARRPGTGRRCRRPASRGCPTRRRT, from the coding sequence GTGGCGTCATGGGGCAGGATCGCCCGGCGGGCGGCGGCGGGCGCGGCGGTGCTGGCGCTCTCGCCGGTCGCCGGGCTGGCCGCGCTCGCCGGGACGGCCATGGTCGGCCTGCCTCCCGGGGTGTTCACGGCGGCGGGGCTGGCGGTGTTCGCGTCGGTGTGCTTCCTGGGGCTGCTGTTGTGCGTGCCGCGGCCCCGGCGGCCGTGGGCGCGCTGGGTGCGGGCGCTGGCCGTCCTGGGCACGGCGGGCCTGGTGGTGTGGCAGACGGCCGGGGTGACGCTGCGCCCGCCGTCCCCGGCGCCGCCGGGAGCCTCGGGCAAGGTGCCCGGGCAGCGCGAGTGGCGCCTGCCGACCGGCTCCCGGCTCGCGTACGTGCGGCTCGCGCCCCGCAAGGCCGTCCGGCCCGAGCCGGTGGTGTTCCTGCACGGCGCGCCCGGCCTGTCCGACCTGGCCGCCGACGCGCGCTTCTACGGCCGGCTGACGGCCGACGGCCACCAGGTGTACGTCTACGACCGGGCCGGCACCGGCCGCTCGGCCCGGCTGGCCGACCCGCGCGGCTACGGCCTGGCACGCGACGTCGCCGACCTGGAGGCCATCAGGCGGGAGGTGGGGGCCGACCGGCTGAACCTGGTCGCCCGCGACGAGGGCGCCCGGCTGGCCGTGGCCTACCTGGCCGCGTACCCGGGGCGGGTGGCCGGCGCGGTCCTGTACGCGCCCGCCGCCCTCACCCCCGGCCGGGCCACGGCCGCCGCGGCGCTGCTGACGGGCCAGGAGCCGCCGGGCCCGCGCCTGCTCGCCGTGTACACGCTGCTGCGGGTGGACCCGCGGGCGGCGCAGTCCTTCGCCGGGGACGCGGAGCTGGACGCCTACCTGGCGCGGGCCCGCCTCCGCGCCTGGCGTCCTGCGCGGGCCCGGCGCCGGCGGCCGGCTCGGCCGGGTCCGCGGCGCTGGGCGCCGCCGGGCCGGTCGAGGAGCCGGCCGGCGTGCCGGCGCCCGTCCTGGTGGTCGAGGGGGCCTGCGGCGAGCGGGACGGCGCGGCGGCCGGGTACCGGAAGGCGCTGCCGTCGGCCCGCTTCACGCGGGTGCCCGACACGGCGGCGTACCTGA
- a CDS encoding CGNR zinc finger domain-containing protein, with translation MSDALPPAPGAEDHLALDFVNSAVALPGGHFIDLLGTPEATNRWLAERGLAPADAGVQEMCATQLRSLREHVRSLFAARVAGLPALPAALSAVNDALSRAPSADLLYWDEKTGPYRASPCPTDEILDRALATLAAGTADLLTGPDAERLTACGSAPCNRYLLRHGRRHWCSTRCGDRARAARAYARRTQPPPS, from the coding sequence ATGAGCGACGCGCTGCCGCCCGCGCCGGGCGCGGAGGACCACCTCGCCCTCGACTTCGTCAACAGCGCCGTCGCGCTGCCGGGAGGGCACTTCATCGACCTCCTCGGCACGCCGGAGGCGACGAACCGCTGGCTCGCCGAACGCGGCCTCGCCCCCGCCGACGCCGGGGTGCAGGAGATGTGCGCTACGCAGCTCCGCTCGCTGCGCGAGCACGTCAGGTCGCTGTTCGCGGCCCGCGTCGCCGGGCTGCCCGCCCTGCCCGCGGCCCTGTCCGCCGTCAACGACGCGCTGAGCAGGGCCCCCTCGGCGGACCTGCTGTACTGGGACGAGAAGACCGGCCCCTACCGGGCGTCGCCGTGCCCCACCGACGAGATACTCGACCGCGCCCTCGCCACCCTGGCGGCCGGCACCGCCGACCTGCTCACCGGCCCCGACGCCGAACGCCTGACCGCCTGCGGGTCCGCCCCCTGCAACCGCTACCTGCTGCGGCACGGCCGCCGCCACTGGTGCTCCACGCGGTGCGGCGACCGCGCCCGCGCCGCCCGCGCCTACGCCCGCCGCACGCAGCCGCCGCCTTCCTGA